The genomic stretch CAATAAATACAACATCTAACTCGCCTGCCTCAAGGATTTCATTTAGGTTTTCAACGGCTTGGAGGGTTTCAATCTGCCCGATGGTGAGAATTTCCTGATTTGCGTTACGGACATACTCTCTGGTATCAAGTTTTGTGAAGTCCCCATAATCAGTATGTCCAATGCCGAAAGCGACACCTCGGTCGCCTTCGGGGGCATATTTTGTCCATTTTTTAATTTTTTCAATGTCTTCACAGGATTCGACCCGAGGAATCATGACCCCGGTTGCCCCTGCATCAAGTACCCGAGAGACAAAATGACGTTCAAGTGCGGGGACCCGGACAATACAAGAAAGGTTTGAACCTCGTGCGTTCCGAATTGTCCGTCCAATAGTTTCTATGGAGAAGGAACTGTGTTCCAAATCTGCGATAATAAAGTCTGCTCCGGCACTTGCGAGAAGTGTTGCAATTGCAGAGCCAGCGAATTCAAGTACAAATGTTCCAATAAGCACTTCTCCGCGCTTTAAAGCTGCTTTCACGTGTAGTTCCTTTAACTTTCGACTGGGATTTCCGACATTAATTTTTG from Candidatus Poribacteria bacterium encodes the following:
- a CDS encoding aldolase yields the protein MNVGNPSRKLKELHVKAALKRGEVLIGTFVLEFAGSAIATLLASAGADFIIADLEHSSFSIETIGRTIRNARGSNLSCIVRVPALERHFVSRVLDAGATGVMIPRVESCEDIEKIKKWTKYAPEGDRGVAFGIGHTDYGDFTKLDTREYVRNANQEILTIGQIETLQAVENLNEILEAGELDVVFIGPYDLSTSMGISGELNHPLLLEAIKNIINLTQTHNIPLGCYVNDFEGGEQWLNLGVQLIACGNDAFLITRKFAEEHQKFKNAVSDSDRSKRITDPQI